From a region of the Castanea sativa cultivar Marrone di Chiusa Pesio chromosome 10, ASM4071231v1 genome:
- the LOC142611769 gene encoding putative carotenoid cleavage dioxygenase 4, chloroplastic, whose protein sequence is MDALSSSFLSTFSTQKLLYRTTTPPPPPSSTILNVRIEEKPQQAPTTKTTQPISTSTTPPPIPKTTSQNPSSIRSSSSNSLQTTKRKVEPSVPALIFNAFDDIINTFIDPPTKPSVDPKHVLSQNFAPVLNELPPTECRVIQGSLPPSLNGAYIRNGPNPQFLPRGPYHLFDGDGMLHSIRISQGKAWLCSRYVKTNKYTLEREAGFPLFPNVFSGFNGLTASAARGALSAARILTGQVDLSNGFGLANTSLVLFANRLLALGESDLPYSVKLSSNGDIETLGRYDFDGKLFMSMTAHPKIDSDTGEAFAFRYGPVPPFLTYFRFDKNGVKQPDVPIFSMTRPSFLHDFAITKKYAIFADIQIGMNPLEMIAGGSPVGSDPSKVSRIGVIPRYAKDESEMKWFDVPGFNIIHAINAWDEEDGNVIEMVAPNILSVEHTLERMELVHALVEKVRIDLNTGIVKRYPISARNLDFAVINPAYMGKKNKYVYAGVGDPMPKISGVVKLDLSKGDQREECTVASRMYGEGCYGGEPFFVAREAAENLDADEDDGYVMSYVHDENTGESRFLVMDAKSPNLDLVATVKLPRRVPYGFHGLFVAESDLNKI, encoded by the exons ATGGAtgccttatcttcttctttcctctctacTTTCTCCACCCAAAAGCTTCTCTACCgaacaacaacaccaccaccgccaccatcATCTACTATCCTCAATGTTAGGATTGAAGAAAAGCCCCAACAAGccccaacaacaaaaactacACAACCCATTTCCACTTCAACCACCCCACCTCCAATTCCAAAAACAACGTCCCAAAACCCATCCTCCATAAGATCATCATCTTCAAATTCTTTACAAACAACAAAGAGAAAAGTAGAGCCATCAGTGCCAGCACTGATTTTCAATGCATTTGACGACATAATCAACACCTTCATAGACCCTCCTACCAAACCATCAGTGGATCCAAAACACGTTCTCTCCCAAAACTTTGCTCCTGTACTCAACGAGCTTCCCCCAACAGAATGTAGAGTAATACAAGGCTCACTCCCACCGTCTTTGAACGGTGCATACATTCGCAATGGCCCGAACCCTCAGTTCCTCCCTCGCGGCCCTTACCACCTCTTCGATGGTGACGGTATGCTTCACTCTATACGCATCTCACAAGGCAAAGCCTGGCTTTGCAGCCGATACGTGAAGACAAACAAGTACACGTTGGAACGCGAAGCAGGGTTTCCACTGTTTCCCAATGTTTTCTCTGGTTTCAATGGCCTCACTGCCTCAGCGGCACGTGGTGCTTTATCTGCTGCTCGAATCCTCACAGGTCAAGTCGATCTTTCCAATGGCTTTGGCCTGGCGAATACgagtttggttttgtttgcGAATCGTTTGCTTGCACTAGGCGAGTCTGATTTGCCTTACTCGGTGAAACTGAGCTCAAATGGAGATATAGAAACTTTGGGACGCTATGATTTTGATGGGAAACTTTTTATGAGCATGACTGCTCATCCTAAAATCGACTCCGACACCGGTGAAGCCTTTGCGTTTCGATACGGCCCAGTTCCTCCATTTTTGACCTACTTCAGGTTCGATAAAAATGGAGTGAAACAACCAGATGTGCCCATATTCTCCATGACCCGTCCTTCTTTTTTGCATGACTTTGCTATAACAAAGAAGTATGCAATATTTGCTGACATACAAATTGGGATGAACCCTTTGGAAATGATAGCAGGAGGGTCTCCTGTGGGATCAGACCCGTCGAAAGTGTCGAGAATTGGAGTGATACCTCGATATGCAAAGGACGAGTCTGAGATGAAATGGTTTGATGTGCCTGGTTTCAATATTATACATGCTATAAATGCATGGGATGAAGAAGATGGCAATGTAATAGAGATGGTTGCACCTAACATATTGTCTGTGGAACACACCTTGGAGAGAATGGAACTTGTTCATGCGTTGGTGGAGAAAGTGAGGATCGACCTCAACACAGGGATTGTAAAAAG GTACCCCATATCAGCGAGGAATCTAGATTTTGCGGTTATAAACCCAGCATACATGGGGAAGAAGAACAAGTATGTGTACGCGGGGGTGGGTGATCCAATGCCAAAGATATCTGGGGTGGTGAAGTTGGACTTGTCTAAAGGAGATCAACGTGAGGAGTGCACTGTGGCAAGTAGAATGTATGGGGAAGGGTGTTATGGGGGAGAGCCTTTCTTTGTGGCAAGAGAGGCTGCAGAGAATTTGGATGCAGATGAGGATGATGGGTATGTTATGTCTTATGTGCATGATGAGAATACAGGAGAGTCAAGGTTCTTGGTGATGGATGCCAAGTCTCCCAATCTTGATCTTGTTGCCACCGTGAAGCTCCCACGCAGGGTTCCCTATGGGTTCCATGGATTATTTGTCGCCGAAAGTGACCTCAACAAGATCTAG
- the LOC142613660 gene encoding putative apyrase 7 — MIERNLKKQFKMFGRIADVVTSRLSGQQLSSSSVAAASSSSSSSSSSSVAYMYAQMPYSNNKNNLRLSSSLQDLTAYHPLDNDVTIANVDNRAAAHIKYPHLLHRDNAAVSSFSKERGMAGGTPSKRSKFLRLFMLMLCLVLLGVLIYMISVYVYSYWTRGESKFYVVLDCGSTGTRVYVYQASLDHNNAGTLPIVLKSFTEGIRKKPSSQVGRAYDRMETEPGFHKLVHNVTGLNGAIKPLIRWAEKQIPRNAHKSTSLFLYATAGVRRLPKADSEWLLGKAQSILKTSPFRCEENCVKIISGAEEAYFGWIALNHRTGMLGVMPKKPTFGALDLGGSSLQVTYESKGPVHNETSIKLRIGAVNHHLTAYSRAGYGLNDAFDKSVVQLFKRLPEVTKGDLVNKKIELKHPCLHSGYREKYICSQCASHYKETGSPVIAGKILGKGGKSGIAVQLVGAPNWEECSALAKVAVNLSEWSNKNPGIDCDLQPCALPDSFPRPYGEFYAMSGFFVVYRFFNLTSEATLDDVLEKGQEFCEKTWEVARKSVAPQPFIEQYCFRAPYIVSLLREGLHITDRKIIIGSGSITWTLGVALLEAGKAFSSRMRLRNYEIFQVKINPIIPIAIVFISLVLLVCALSCVGNWIPRFSRRSYLPLFRHNSASNISSPFGFQRWSHISSDGRKMPLSPTAQERPFGFGHGLSGSGSGGSSSSIQLIESSYPSSSSVLHSYSSSNLGQIDGSIMASFRPPHRSQMHLQSRRSQSREDLNSSLAEAHMVKV, encoded by the exons ATGATAGAAAGAAACCTCAAAAAACAGTTTAAGATGTTTGGTAGAATTGCTGATGTTGTAACAAGTCGTTTGTCGGGGCAACAGTTGTCATCATCATCGGTGGCAGCcgcgtcttcttcttcttcgtcttcttcgtCGAGTAGTGTTGCCTATATGTATGCTCAGATGCCTTATAGTAATAACAAGAACAACCTCAGATTATCGTCGTCTCTCCAGGATTTAACAGCTTATCATCCGCTTGATAATGATGTCACCATTGCGAATGTTGATAATAGGGCTGCTGCCCATATAAAGTATCCCCATTTGTTGCATAGAGACAATGCTGCTGTCTCAAGTTTTTCAAAGGAGAGGGGAATGGCAGGAGGAACCCCGTCCAAGCGTAGCAAGTTTTTGAGGCTTTTCATGCTCATGTTGTGCTTAGTCTTGTTGGGTgttttaatttatatgatttCTGTTTATGTTTATTCGTATTGGACTCGAGGGGAATCAAAGTTTTATGTTGTGCTTGATTGTGGAAGTACTGGAACTAGAGTTTATGTGTATCAGGCATCTCTTGATCACAACAATGCGGGCACACTTCCTATTGTATTGAAATCGTTTACGGAAGGTATTCGTAAGAAGCCTAGTTCGCAGGTCGGACGGGCTTATGATAGAATGGAGACTGAGCCTGGGTTTCATAAGTTAGTGCACAATGTGACTGGCTTGAACGGTGCAATTAAACCACTTATTCGGTGGGCAGAGAAGCAAATCCCTAGGAATGCACATAAGTCCacctctctcttcctttatgCTACAGCAGGGGTTCGCAGGCTGCCCAAAGCTGATTCAGAATGGCTTCTAGGCAAAGCACAGTCCATACTGAAAACTTCACCCTTCCGGTGTGAGGAAAACTGTGTTAAAATTATCAGTGGGGCAGAGGAAGCTTATTTTGGATGGATAGCACTTAATCATCGCACTGGTATGTTAGGGGTCATGCCAAAAAAACCAACATTTGGTGCACTCGACTTGGGCGGCTCATCATTGCAAGTTACGTATGAGAGCAAAGGACCTGTACATAACGAGACTAGCATAAAACTTAGAATAGGAGCTGTTAATCATCATCTCACTGCCTATTCTCGTGCGGGTTATGGTTTGAATGATGCATTTGACAAGTCTGTGGTTCAACTTTTTAAGAGGCTTCCAGAGGTCACTAAGGGAGATCTAGTTAACAAGAAAATAGAACTAAAGCATCCTTGCTTGCATTCTGGGTACAGGGAGAAATACATCTGCTCTCAGTGTGCTTCGCATTACAAGGAAACCGGGAGCCCTGTGATTGCAGGGAAAATTTTGGGTAAAGGAGGAAAGTCAGGCATTGCTGTGCAACTTGTTGGTGCTCCGAACTGGGAGGAATGTAGTGCGCTGGCAAAAGTTGCTGTTAATTTGTCTGAATGGTCAAATAAAAATCCAGGCATTGACTGTGATTTGCAGCCTTGTGCTCTTCCTGATAGTTTTCCTCGCCCTTATGGCGAGTTCTATGCGATGTCTGGCTTTTTTGTGGTGTATCGGTTTTTTAATTTGACTTCAGAAGCCACTCTTGACGATGTTTTGGAAAAGGGTCAGGAGTTCTGTGAAAAGACCTGGGAAGTTGCAAGAAAAAGTGTTGCACCTCAGCCCTTCATTGAACAGTACTGCTTTAGGGCTCCGTATATTGTGTCACTGTTAAGAGAGGGCTTGCACATTACAGATAGAAAAATCATTATTGGTTCTGGAAGTATTACTTGGACTCTCGGAGTTGCCCTGTTGGAAGCTGGCAAGGCATTTTCATCAAGAATGCGGCTACGTAATTATGAGATATTTCAAGTGAAGATAAACCCGATAATTCCTATTGCCATTGTGTTTATTTCATTGGTTCTCCTAGTTTGTGCGTTATCATGTGTTGGCAATTGGATACCAAGATTTTCCCGGAGGTCATATCTCCCACTTTTCAGGCATAATAGTGCATCGAATATTTCATCTCCTTTCGGATTCCAGCGTTGGAGTCACATCAGTTCTG ATGGAAGAAAGATGCCGCTGAGTCCAACAGCCCAAGAAAGACCATTTGGCTTTGGACATGGTCTCAGTGGCAGTGGCAGCGGcggcagcagcagcagcatcCAGCTCATAGAGTCCTCGTACCCATCAAGTAGCAGTGTTTTACATAGTTACTCCTCAAGTAATTTGGGCCAGATTGATGGTAGTATCATGGCTTCCTTCCGGCCCCCTCACAGAAGTCAGATGCATCTTCAAAGTCGGAGATCACAATCTCGAGAAGACCTTAATTCTTCTCTAGCGGAAGCACACATGGTGAAGGTCTAG